Part of the Methylorubrum populi genome is shown below.
GGTGGACGAGGCGGGAGGCAACCGTGCCGCGTCGCTCGCACGGCTCGAACGGCGGCTGACGGCGGCGCTCGCGGGCCGGCCTGTCGATCATCCCGCCGATCGCGTGCTCGCAGACGTGCTCACCCGCCATGCCATCCCCGAGGCATTGCCGCGGGCGCTGCTCGAAGGGTTCGCCTGGGACATCGAGGGTCGGCGCTACGACACCCTGTCGGACCTCGCCGCCTACGCGGCCCGGGTCGCGGGAACGGTCGGGGCGATGATGACACTGGTGATGGGCGTGCGCGATGCCAGCGCGCTCGCCCGCGCCTGCGACCTCGGCGTGGCGATGCAGTTCACCAATATCGCCCGCGACGTCGGCGAGGATGCGCGCGCCGGACGCCTCTATCTGCCCCGGTGCTGGCTCGACGCGGCCGGCCTCGACCCCGACGCCTTCCTGGCCGCGCCCCGGCTCAGCCCCGGACTGCAACGGGTCATGGCCGACCTGCTGACGGCGGCCGACGGGCTCTACGCCCGCGCCGAGCCCGGCATCGCCGCGCTTCCCCTGAGCTGCCGCCCGGCGATCCGCGCCGCGGGTACGATCTACGCGGAGATTGGCCGCGCAGTGGAGGCGAACGGACTCGATTCGGTGACGCGGCGCGCCCGTGTGAGCGGTGCTCACAAGGCCGGATTGCTCGCGCGCGCCGTTCTGCCGGCACGCCGCGCGCCGGGCCTGTCGGCACCACCCCTACCGGAGACGGCCTTTCTCGTGGAGGCGGTGAAGCACCATCCGATGCCGGTGTCGCGCCGCCTGCCGCCCTGGTGGGATGTCTCGGGTCAGGTCGTGCGCGTGCTCGACCTGATTGAGGTGTTGGAGGAGCGCGACGCCTTCCGCCGCTCGGCGCCGTCGTGAGGACGTCGCACGCCTCCGGTCGCGCGCCTATCCCAACCCGCCGGCCTCGACGATGAACCGGGCCACCGTGTCCGCACCGTGCCCCTCGCGCAGCGAGGCGAACACGTAGGGCCGTGCCCCGCGCATGCGCTGCGTGTCGGATTCCATCACCGCGAGGTCGGCGCCGACGAGCGGGGCGAGGTCGGTCTTGTTGACGATGAGCAGGTCCGAGCGGGTGATGCCGGGACCGCCCTTGCGCGGGATCTTCTCGCCGCCCGCCACGTCGATGACGTAGAGGGTGATGTCGGCCAGTTCCGGTGAGAAGGTCGCCGCGAGGTTGTCGCCCCCGGACTCGATCAGCACGAGGTCGAGCTTCGGGAAACGGCGGCGCATCTCGGCCACCGCCGCGAGGTTGATCGACGCGTCCTCGCGGATCGCCGTGTGCGGGCAGCCGCCGGTCTCGACGCCGAGGATGCGCTCCTCGGGCAGCGCCCCGGCCACGGTGAGGATGCGGGCATCCTCCTTGGTGTAGATGTCGTTGGTGATCGCGCAGATCTCGTAACGGTCGCGGAAGCGGCGGCAGAGTTGCTCCATCAGCGCCGTCTTGCCGGAACCGACGGGTCCGCCGATGCCGACGCGAAGGGGTCCGTTCAGGGATGCCATAGGGTCGGAAGACTCCTCAGGAGCGGAAGATGCGGGAATACTGCGTCTCGTGCCGGAAGGAACCGAGATCGAGCCGCAGGGTGGCGCTGCCGAGCGCATCGAGATCGGCCGCGTGGAGGGTCTCGGCGAGCGCGGCGACGCGGGGCGTGAGGGCGGCGAGCACGGCCGTGCCGGCACTCTGGCCGACGGGGGCGACGCGCAGGGCGGCCGAGACGAGGTTCTGGACGAAGGCGAGGCCGTAGGCCGCCACCGTCGCCTCCCGCGCGACGCCGTGCGCGCCCGCCGCCGTTCCCACTGCGACAGGATAGGCGACCTGGCCTTCGAGCCGGGCCGCAACATCCGAGAGGGCGGGGCAGGGCCAGGCCCGGAGCGTCGCGTCGAGGAAGCTGCGGCCCTGCTGACTCGTCTCCAGATGAAGCTCGCGGGAGGGCGCGAGCGCGAGGGCGAGATCGTTGATCTCGAGGAGACCCGCCTCGTCACGGGCGGTGATCGCGCGGTGGGCGCAGCCACAGAGGATCATGTCGTTGCGGCCGGCGCCCCGCTCCAGCACGTCGGAGAGCCAATCGGCGAGGGTGGCGGCGTCGCACACGTCGCCACACTCCACCGCCCATTCGAGCCCGTGCGAGTAGGCGAAGGCGCCAACCGGATAGGTCGGCGAAAGCCACGCCATCAGCCTCAGGGCGTCAATCATGGGCGTGAGTATGCGGGTGACCTTGGCCATGCCCGTGGCCGTGCTCGTGACCCCCGGCATAGGCGCCGCCCTCGGGCCGGAACGGGCGCGTCACCGGCTCGGCGCTGCCGCCCAAGCCCCGCACCATCTCGGCGAGCACGTGGTCATGCGCGATCCAAACCGCCTCCTCGCCAATCTCGGCGGGGATGTGCCGGTTGCCGATGTGCCAGATCAGCCGCTTGAGCGCGAGCGGGGAGGGCGCGCGGATCTCCAGCAGCGCCTCCGGCGCCGCCTCGACCCAGATCAGACGGCCATCCTCCAGCGCGAGGGCGTCGCCGTCGTCGAGGACGGTCGCCTCGCCGAGATCGAGCAGGAAGGCGGTGCCGCCGACGCCGCGCATCGCCATGCGACGGCGGTGACGGTCGTTCGAGTCGAGCACGATGCGGTCGACGATCTCGCCGCAGCCGAGACGGTCGCGGCGGATAACGCGGGTGGCGCGGATCATGGGCCGGGATCTTGGATCAGAACAGGAAGTAACGCTGCGCCATCGGCAGGACATCGGCCGGCTCACAGACCAGCAGCTCGCCGTCGGCGCGCACGTCGTAGGTCTCGGGGTCGATCTCGATGACCGGCGTCGCGTCGTTGAGGATCATGCTCTTCTTCGAGATGCCCCCGCGCACGTTCTCCACCGCCACCAGTTCCTTCGAGACCCGCAGCCGCTCCTTCAGCCCGTCCTCGATCGCCGCCTTCGAGACGAAGGTGAGCGCGGTGGCGAAGGGCGCGCGGCCAAAGGTGCCGAACATCGGCCGGTAATGCACCGGCTGCGGCGTCGGGATCGAGGCGTTGGGGTCGCCCATCGGCGCGGTCGCGATCATACCGCCCTTCAGGACGAGGTCTGGTTTCACCCCGAAGAAGGCGGGCGTCCACAGCACGAGGTCGGCGAGCTTGCCCGGCTCCACCGAGCCGATGTGCCGCGACACGCCGTGGGCGATGGCCGGATTGATCGTGTACTTCGCCACGTAGCGACGGGCGCGCAGGTTGTCGTTGCCCGAAGCGTCTCCGGGCAGGGCACCGCGCTGGCGCTTCATCTTGTCCGCCGTCTGCCACGTGCGGATCACGACCTCGCCGACCCGGCCCATCGCCTGGCTGTCGGAGGACATCATCGAGAGCGCGCCGATGTCGTGCAGGATGTCTTCCGCCGCGATGGTTTCCTTGCGGATGCGGCTCTCGGCGAAGGCGAGATCCTCGGGGATCGACGGGTCGAGGTGGTGGCACACCATCAGCATGTCGAGATGCTCGTCGATGGTGTTTTTCGTGAAGGGCCGCGTCGGGTTCGTGGACGACGGGAGCACGTTGGGAAGGCCCGCCACCCGCATGATGTCCGGCGCGTGGCCGCCGCCCGCGCCCTCGGTGTGGAAGGCGTGGATGGTGCGGCCCTTGAAGGCGGCGATGGTGTCCTCGACGAAGCCCGACTCGTTGAGCGTGTCGGTGTGGATCATGACCTGCACGTCATAGGCATCGGCCACCGAGAGGCAGGTGTCGATCGCGGCGGGCGTCGTGCCCCAGTCCTCGTGCAGCTTCATCGCGCAGGCGCCGGCGCGGATCATCTCCTCCAGCGCCCCGGGCACCGAGGCGTTGCCCTTGCCGGCGAAGGCAAGGTTCATCGGGAAATGGTCCGCCGCCTCGATCATCCGCGCGATGTGCCAGGGCCCCGGCGTGCAGGTGGTGGCGAAGGTGCCGTGCGCCGGGCCGGTGCCGCCGCCCAGCATCGTCGTGACGCCGGAGCACAGCGCCTCCTCGATCTGCTGCGGGCAGATGAAGTGGATGTGGCTGTCGAAGCCGCCGGCGGTGAGGATCTTGCCTTCCCCCGCGATCACCTCGGTGCCGGGGCCGACGACGATGTCGACATTCGGCTGAATATCTGGGTTTCCGGCCTTGCCGAGCCGGTGAATGCGCCCCCCCACGAGGCCGACATCGCATTTCACGATGCCCCAATGGTCGAGCACGACCGCGTTGGTGATCACCGTGTCGACCGCGCCGGCCGCGTTGGTCGCCTGCGACTGGCCCATGCCGTCGCGGATCACCTTGCCGCCGCCGAATTTCACCTCCTCGCCATAGGTGGTGAGATCGCGCTCGACCTCGATCTCCAGACTGGTGTCGGCAAGCCGGATGCGGTCGCCGGTGGTCGGACCGAACATGTCGGCGTAGGCGGCGCGGGGCAGGCGGGCAGACATGAGGGACACTCGGATTCAGGGATGTCGGGCAGAGCAGGCAGGATCGGTGCCGAGGGAACCGGGCGTGGGGACGTTCAGCCCGCCGGACCGGTCGAGGGCGGTCAGGATGGCGGCTCGGCCACGCCCGCGGGCGGAGCCGCCTCGGTCGCGGACTGAGCCGGCGGCTTCGCGCGCTTCTTGCGGACGACCTTCTTGACCTTCACGACGGGCTTGCGCGCCACGCGGGTGCGCATCTCCTGCAGCATCTCGAGCTGGATCTGCTGAATTTCCGCGAGCCTCTGCCACTGCTTCGTGACGAGATGATCCATCTTCTCGTGCAGGTGCCGGATTTCCAGCTCGGCCTTCAGGTTGACGCGGTAATCGTTGTTCGAGCGCAGCCGGTCCTTCTTGTCCTGCCGGCTCTGGCTCATCATGATGATCGGCGCCTGGATCGCCGCGAGGCAGGACAGGACGAGGTTGAGCAGGATGAACGGGTAGGGATCGAACGCCCGCATCTCGCCCATGGTGACGTTCACCGCCATCCACGCGGCCAGCACCAGCGCGAAGCTGATCAGGAAGGCCCAGGATCCGCCGAAGGCGGCGAGCCCGTCCGAGACGCGCTCGCCGAAGCTGCGGTGCTCGTCGTAATCCTCCTCGATGTTCTCGGCGATCGTGTCCTGGGCGGCGATGCTCTCGGCCACCTGCCGGTCGAGGTCGGAATACTCGCCGTGCTCTTCCGCCAGCAGTTCGGCGACGTAGCGGGTCCGGTACTTCGCGAGTTCCTTCGCGCTGATCAGCGCGTCCTCGGCCAAGCCGGGATAGTCGGTACGGATGTGCTCCGCCAGGGCGGGACGCAGGGTGGCCAGCGGCACGAGGTTGCGGCGGTTCATCTCGACGCCGGTGATCGCGCACAGGGCGCGCTTCCGCGTCGGTGCAGCGTTCGATTCCGGATCGAGGCCGATCATCCCCCGGTCGCGCTCGTGCAGCTCGTCGGTCAGGCCCACAATCTGCCCACCCTGTTGCTGGGGAAGCGGTCGTCCAGGCGCCGACACGAGCATCGAAGCCGATGGTCTTGAGGCCGCGTCTCCGGCATTCTGCTTTACACGAATCCTATCGACGAACCCGTTGCCGCTTCGCCGGAACGCGCTCTAGCCGAGCACGGCGGCGGCGTCACGCCCCGGTTCGAACACCGCCCGGCGAGGCCGTGCCGTACGCGAAAGGGCGGACGGAAGCGGACGAGCGCGCGGCCGCCGTCACAGCGTCGCTCTCGCCTCGGCGGCGGCACGGTCGAACAAGACCTCGAGGGCGGCGTTGGTGCCGCGGCAGCCCGCGATCACCTCTTCCGCCCATGCGATGTAGTCGGCGATCCGCTGCCGCTCCCAGCCTTCCGGCGGACTCATCGTGAGCGAGCGGAGATTGCTGGTCTTGTCGGCGAGCTTGATCGCCCTGGCGCCCGCGGATTTGCCCGAAGCCGTTTCGACCTGCCGCCGCTTGCGCTCGGCCTTGGGGAGAGACTTGTCGTCGGTTACCTCCGCCACGAGCTCCGCGACCCTTGAACCGAACAGGCGCTCCAGCTCCTCGCGCTCCGTCGGCGTATCTTCGAGGGTATCGTGCAGCCAGCCGGCCGCCACGAGGGCGGCATCCGGCTCGCCCGCCGTCTCGGCAAGGAGTGCGGCAACCTCCGCCAAGTGATTCACGTAGGGCTCGCGCGCCGAGCCCTTCCGCTGCTGCGACGCGTGCCGGCGGGCCGCGAAATCGGCCGCACGCGACACCAGGGCGACGCCGTCGCGCTGGTCACGCTCGATGAGGCTCACAGCGGCCCCATCACGTCGCCGCGGAATCCGTAGACCTTCCGGTCCCCGGCGAGTGGCACGAGCGCCACCTCGCGGGTCGATCCGGGCTCGAACCGCACCGCCGTCCCGGGCGCGATGTCGAGGCGCTGGCCGCGGGCCTTGTCGCGGTCGAAGACCAGGCCCGGATTGACCTCGAAGAAGTGGTAGTGCGAGCCGACCTGGATCGGGCGGTCGCCGGTATTGGCGACCTCGATCACGGTCCGGGACGCACCCTCGTTGAACACGATCTCACCGGGCAGGGTGGTCACGGTGCCGGGCACGTCCGCGGAGGGCCTGCCGCGGATCGGGTGGTGGACCGTGACGAGCTTGGTGCCGTCGGGAAACGTCGCCTCGACCTGGATATCGTGGATCATCTCCGGCACCCCCTCCATCACCTGAGAGGCGTCGAGGACAGAGGCACCTGCCTGCATCAGCTCGGAGACCGAGCGCCCATCGCGGGCCCCCTCCACGACGAAATCGGTGATGAGGGCGACGGACTCAGGGTGGTTGAGTTTCACCCCCCGTGCCAGCCGGTTGCGGGCGACCTGAGCGGCCATGGCAACGAGGAGCTTGTCTTTCTCGCGGGGCGTAAGGAGCAAGGCGGGCGTCCTGAGGTGAGCGGCGGCCGGTCGTGTGAAGCGGAGCGAGCAAGGATCATGCTCGGGCCGAGGTCAAGCGGGTTCGCCCGCCGCGTCAGGTCTGCCAGACCCGCGGCATCGGCCTCTCGCGCCACGCGGCCAGGAAGCGGGCCGTGCCCTCGCGCAGGG
Proteins encoded:
- a CDS encoding phytoene/squalene synthase family protein, giving the protein MPVFAPDLSAARADDLTACRAAIRAGSKSFFAASMLLPPAVRSSAFGLYAFCRLSDDAVDEAGGNRAASLARLERRLTAALAGRPVDHPADRVLADVLTRHAIPEALPRALLEGFAWDIEGRRYDTLSDLAAYAARVAGTVGAMMTLVMGVRDASALARACDLGVAMQFTNIARDVGEDARAGRLYLPRCWLDAAGLDPDAFLAAPRLSPGLQRVMADLLTAADGLYARAEPGIAALPLSCRPAIRAAGTIYAEIGRAVEANGLDSVTRRARVSGAHKAGLLARAVLPARRAPGLSAPPLPETAFLVEAVKHHPMPVSRRLPPWWDVSGQVVRVLDLIEVLEERDAFRRSAPS
- the ureG gene encoding urease accessory protein UreG, with protein sequence MASLNGPLRVGIGGPVGSGKTALMEQLCRRFRDRYEICAITNDIYTKEDARILTVAGALPEERILGVETGGCPHTAIREDASINLAAVAEMRRRFPKLDLVLIESGGDNLAATFSPELADITLYVIDVAGGEKIPRKGGPGITRSDLLIVNKTDLAPLVGADLAVMESDTQRMRGARPYVFASLREGHGADTVARFIVEAGGLG
- a CDS encoding urease accessory protein UreF, coding for MIDALRLMAWLSPTYPVGAFAYSHGLEWAVECGDVCDAATLADWLSDVLERGAGRNDMILCGCAHRAITARDEAGLLEINDLALALAPSRELHLETSQQGRSFLDATLRAWPCPALSDVAARLEGQVAYPVAVGTAAGAHGVAREATVAAYGLAFVQNLVSAALRVAPVGQSAGTAVLAALTPRVAALAETLHAADLDALGSATLRLDLGSFRHETQYSRIFRS
- a CDS encoding urease accessory protein UreE; translated protein: MIRATRVIRRDRLGCGEIVDRIVLDSNDRHRRRMAMRGVGGTAFLLDLGEATVLDDGDALALEDGRLIWVEAAPEALLEIRAPSPLALKRLIWHIGNRHIPAEIGEEAVWIAHDHVLAEMVRGLGGSAEPVTRPFRPEGGAYAGGHEHGHGHGQGHPHTHAHD
- the ureC gene encoding urease subunit alpha, translated to MSARLPRAAYADMFGPTTGDRIRLADTSLEIEVERDLTTYGEEVKFGGGKVIRDGMGQSQATNAAGAVDTVITNAVVLDHWGIVKCDVGLVGGRIHRLGKAGNPDIQPNVDIVVGPGTEVIAGEGKILTAGGFDSHIHFICPQQIEEALCSGVTTMLGGGTGPAHGTFATTCTPGPWHIARMIEAADHFPMNLAFAGKGNASVPGALEEMIRAGACAMKLHEDWGTTPAAIDTCLSVADAYDVQVMIHTDTLNESGFVEDTIAAFKGRTIHAFHTEGAGGGHAPDIMRVAGLPNVLPSSTNPTRPFTKNTIDEHLDMLMVCHHLDPSIPEDLAFAESRIRKETIAAEDILHDIGALSMMSSDSQAMGRVGEVVIRTWQTADKMKRQRGALPGDASGNDNLRARRYVAKYTINPAIAHGVSRHIGSVEPGKLADLVLWTPAFFGVKPDLVLKGGMIATAPMGDPNASIPTPQPVHYRPMFGTFGRAPFATALTFVSKAAIEDGLKERLRVSKELVAVENVRGGISKKSMILNDATPVIEIDPETYDVRADGELLVCEPADVLPMAQRYFLF
- a CDS encoding DUF1003 domain-containing protein; the protein is MGLTDELHERDRGMIGLDPESNAAPTRKRALCAITGVEMNRRNLVPLATLRPALAEHIRTDYPGLAEDALISAKELAKYRTRYVAELLAEEHGEYSDLDRQVAESIAAQDTIAENIEEDYDEHRSFGERVSDGLAAFGGSWAFLISFALVLAAWMAVNVTMGEMRAFDPYPFILLNLVLSCLAAIQAPIIMMSQSRQDKKDRLRSNNDYRVNLKAELEIRHLHEKMDHLVTKQWQRLAEIQQIQLEMLQEMRTRVARKPVVKVKKVVRKKRAKPPAQSATEAAPPAGVAEPPS
- a CDS encoding HD domain-containing protein, translating into MSLIERDQRDGVALVSRAADFAARRHASQQRKGSAREPYVNHLAEVAALLAETAGEPDAALVAAGWLHDTLEDTPTEREELERLFGSRVAELVAEVTDDKSLPKAERKRRQVETASGKSAGARAIKLADKTSNLRSLTMSPPEGWERQRIADYIAWAEEVIAGCRGTNAALEVLFDRAAAEARATL
- a CDS encoding urease subunit gamma, producing MLLTPREKDKLLVAMAAQVARNRLARGVKLNHPESVALITDFVVEGARDGRSVSELMQAGASVLDASQVMEGVPEMIHDIQVEATFPDGTKLVTVHHPIRGRPSADVPGTVTTLPGEIVFNEGASRTVIEVANTGDRPIQVGSHYHFFEVNPGLVFDRDKARGQRLDIAPGTAVRFEPGSTREVALVPLAGDRKVYGFRGDVMGPL